The proteins below are encoded in one region of Micromonospora sp. DSM 45708:
- a CDS encoding class F sortase: MPAAPPGGTPAAPSGGAPSGAASATPPGSRPGAAPGVPSGTVPGVPSGTVPGVPSGTVPGVPSGTVPAAPGAAPTGPTGAPAALPRSAPTTIVIPRIGVRAEVMTLGTNPDGTVEVPPLDQAMKAGWYSPGASPGEAGNAVVVGHVDSAKLGPAVFFNLGALVPGDTIAVSRQDGSTVTFTVEEVRSYPKTAFPAEQVYGPSAVPGLRVVTCGGVFDRTAGSYLNNIVVYARMIR, encoded by the coding sequence ATGCCGGCAGCGCCACCCGGGGGCACGCCGGCGGCACCGAGCGGGGGCGCGCCGTCCGGAGCCGCGTCGGCGACACCGCCCGGTTCCCGCCCGGGAGCCGCTCCGGGCGTACCGTCCGGGACCGTGCCGGGCGTACCGTCCGGGACCGTGCCGGGCGTACCGTCCGGGACCGTGCCCGGCGTACCGTCCGGGACCGTGCCGGCGGCGCCCGGAGCCGCGCCGACCGGGCCCACGGGTGCCCCGGCCGCGCTGCCCCGCTCGGCGCCCACCACCATCGTGATTCCCCGGATCGGGGTCCGTGCCGAGGTCATGACGCTCGGCACCAACCCGGACGGCACGGTCGAGGTGCCCCCGCTGGACCAGGCGATGAAGGCGGGTTGGTACTCCCCCGGCGCCAGCCCCGGCGAGGCCGGCAACGCCGTGGTCGTCGGGCACGTCGACTCCGCCAAGCTCGGCCCGGCGGTCTTCTTCAACCTGGGCGCGCTGGTGCCGGGCGACACCATCGCCGTGTCCCGGCAGGACGGCTCGACCGTCACGTTCACCGTGGAGGAGGTCCGCTCGTACCCGAAGACCGCCTTCCCGGCGGAACAGGTCTACGGGCCGTCCGCCGTGCCGGGTCTGCGCGTGGTCACCTGCGGCGGGGTGTTCGACCGGACCGCCGGCAGCTACCTGAACAACATCGTGGTCTACGCGCGGATGATCCGCTGA
- a CDS encoding putative sodium/potassium/calcium exchanger has translation MADKMLGKIVAGAALGGAGLLVFTPGMAYAGGHDDEGKVIAKPHVVKAGDRVELLEICSEPQEHAYVWSKVTGKVDLHPARDGEHGDWADQGGDWADRGGDWAGDADQGPDGKDGHGEDHGKAPEGKDEQGKGPENKGPEGKGPEGKGPEGKGPEGKGPEGKGPEGKGPEGKGPEGKDEKGQDGHGPGEAGMPEPPADAPKPGGAGAGMAADAGDAGPQGHEEYGQDAEPGWAATDWTQDEHGKDGKDGHGKDGKDEHGAPPEANKDEHGKDAKDEYGKDAKDEYGKDGKDEHGKDAKDEYGKDGKDEHGKDAKDEYGKDGKDEHGKDAKDEHGKDAKDEHHGDWQEDWQDDEGYGRGGDEAGWEHGKDFVYYGEARVSEDVHPGRYELNGSCGEGELVVLPRGGVDGGDGGMATTGLDRNLATGGAGMIGAAALGGLVLLRRRRAGGLV, from the coding sequence ATGGCTGACAAGATGCTCGGGAAGATCGTCGCGGGTGCCGCTCTCGGCGGTGCGGGCCTTCTCGTGTTCACCCCGGGAATGGCCTACGCAGGCGGGCACGACGACGAGGGCAAGGTGATCGCCAAGCCGCACGTGGTCAAGGCCGGCGACAGGGTGGAACTGCTGGAGATCTGCTCGGAGCCCCAGGAGCACGCCTACGTCTGGTCGAAGGTGACCGGCAAGGTCGACCTCCACCCGGCCCGTGACGGGGAGCACGGCGACTGGGCCGACCAGGGCGGCGACTGGGCCGACCGGGGCGGCGACTGGGCCGGGGACGCGGACCAGGGCCCGGACGGCAAGGACGGGCACGGGGAAGACCACGGCAAGGCCCCGGAGGGCAAGGACGAGCAGGGCAAGGGGCCTGAGAACAAGGGCCCCGAGGGCAAGGGTCCCGAAGGCAAGGGTCCCGAAGGCAAGGGTCCCGAAGGCAAGGGCCCCGAAGGCAAGGGCCCCGAAGGCAAGGGTCCCGAAGGCAAGGGCCCCGAAGGCAAGGACGAGAAGGGCCAGGACGGGCACGGTCCCGGCGAGGCGGGGATGCCGGAGCCGCCGGCCGACGCGCCGAAGCCGGGCGGTGCGGGTGCCGGCATGGCCGCCGACGCCGGGGATGCGGGGCCGCAGGGCCACGAGGAGTACGGCCAGGACGCCGAGCCGGGCTGGGCGGCCACCGACTGGACCCAGGACGAGCACGGCAAGGACGGCAAGGACGGACACGGCAAGGACGGCAAGGACGAGCACGGCGCCCCGCCGGAGGCCAACAAGGACGAACACGGCAAGGACGCCAAGGACGAATACGGCAAGGACGCCAAAGACGAATACGGCAAGGACGGCAAGGACGAGCACGGCAAGGACGCCAAGGACGAATACGGCAAGGACGGCAAGGACGAGCACGGCAAGGACGCCAAAGACGAATACGGCAAGGACGGCAAGGACGAGCACGGCAAGGACGCCAAAGACGAGCACGGCAAGGACGCCAAAGACGAGCACCACGGCGACTGGCAGGAGGACTGGCAGGACGACGAGGGCTACGGCCGGGGCGGGGACGAGGCCGGCTGGGAGCACGGGAAGGACTTCGTCTACTACGGCGAGGCCCGCGTCTCCGAGGACGTCCACCCCGGCCGGTACGAGCTGAACGGCTCCTGCGGCGAGGGCGAGCTGGTGGTCCTGCCGCGGGGCGGGGTCGACGGCGGTGACGGCGGCATGGCCACCACCGGCCTGGACCGTAATCTCGCCACCGGAGGTGCCGGCATGATCGGCGCCGCCGCGCTCGGCGGGCTGGTGCTGCTGCGTCGGCGGCGGGCCGGTGGCCTGGTCTGA